In the genome of Vicia villosa cultivar HV-30 ecotype Madison, WI linkage group LG7, Vvil1.0, whole genome shotgun sequence, one region contains:
- the LOC131618095 gene encoding probable protein phosphatase 2C 33 — MGSCLSGASSAPSPQTNNYDSSSGSSSRNYSRDSSAEMRLHRVPGRVFLNGSSPFASLFGRQGGKGVNQDAMLLWETFGNVEDSVFCGVFDGHGPHGHVVAKKVRDCFPLKIMEEWNSRRGDDGGNDDKTNNNNKDGVLKMMRELFLMASKFVDKELKLHYAMESFGSGTTAVTLFKKGQELVIANIGDSRAVLATLDSNGSLKPHQLTTDLKPDLPKELERIRICKGRVFALNNESDVARLWLPKVDSPGLAMSRAFGDFCLKNYGLISVPEVAYHRLNNQDQFIVLATDGIWDVLSNKEVVNIVASAPRASAAKQLVESAVQAWKTRLPTSKLDDCSAVCLFFHPNTNNTPNKNGGIESHDGKTKQRHQ; from the exons ATGGGATCTTGTCTCTCAGGAGCTTCTTCAGCTCCTTCTCCTCAAACTAATAATTATGATTCTTCTTCGGGCTCTTCGTCGAGGAACTATTCGCGTGATTCGAGTGCCGAAATGAGGTTGCATAGAGTTCCTGGACGAGTTTTCTTAAATGGCTCATCTCCTTTTGCATCATTGTTTGGTAGACAAGGTGGGAAGGGTGTAAATCAAGATGCAATGCTTCTTTGGGAG ACGTTTGGTAATGTGGAGGATAGTGTATTTTGTGGTGTGTTTGATGGGCATGGACCTCATGGACATGTGGTTGCGAAGAAAGTTAGAGATTGTTTTCCTTTGAAGATAATGGAGGAATGGAATTCGCGTCGCGGTGACGACGGTGGTAACGATGATAAAACTAATAACAATAACAAGGATGGTGTATTAAAGATGATGAGAGAGTTGTTTTTGATGGCGTCTAAGTTTGTGGACAAAGAACTCAAACTTCATTATGCCATGGAATCTTTTGGAAGTGGGACTACTGCGGTTACATTGTTCAAGAAG GGCCAAGAACTAGTAATCGCAAATATCGGAGACTCAAGAGCTGTTCTAGCAACCCTAGATTCAAATGGTTCTCTCAAACCACATCAGTTAACAACCGACCTCAAACCAGATCTTCCAA AGGAACTCGAAAGAATAAGAATTTGCAAAGGAAGAGTTTTCGCTCTCAACAACGAATCAGATGTAGCTAGACTCTGGCTACCAAAAGTCGATTCTCCCGGCCTAGCCATGTCGCGCGCTTTCGGGGACTTTTGCCTCAAGAACTATGGACTCATATCTGTCCCTGAAGTTGCCTATCATCGCCTCAATAACCAAGACCAATTCATCGTCTTAGCCACAGATGGTATATGGGATGTTTTGTCCAACAAAGAAGTTGTCAACATTGTAGCATCTGCTCCGCGAGCTTCCGCGGCTAAACAATTGGTTGAATCTGCTGTTCAAGCATGGAAGACCAGGCTTCCAACTTCTAAGCTTGATGATTGTTCTGCAGTTTGTCTCTTCTTTCATCCAAACACCAATAATACCCCAAACAAAAATGGGGGAATAGAATCACATGAtggcaaaacaaaacaaaggcatCAATAG